The following proteins are co-located in the Solanum pennellii chromosome 1, SPENNV200 genome:
- the LOC107027906 gene encoding MADS-box transcription factor 6 isoform X1 has product MGRGRVELKRIENKINRQVTFSKRRNGLLKKAYELSVLCEAEVALIIFSSRGKLYEFGSAGITKTLERYQRCCLNPQDNCGERETQSWYQEVSKLKAKFEALQRTQRHLLGEDLGALSVKELQNLEKQLEGALAQARQRKTQIMMEQMEELRRKERHLGDVNKQLKIKVSLELSSFEGEGQGVPFPWSNCNASLDEAGSSTFHVHHSQSNHMDCDLPDPVLQIGYHQYMAADGASGSRNMAVESNIIHGWGL; this is encoded by the exons atggggaGAGGGAGAGTGGAACTAAAGAGAATAGAGAACAAAATCAACCGTCAAGTGACATTTTCTAAGAGGAGGAATGGTTTGTTGAAGAAAGCTTATGAATTATCAGTGCTTTGTGAGGCTGAAGTTGCTCTCATCATCTTCTCTAGTCGTGGAAAGCTCTATGAGTTTGGTAGTGCAGG TATCACTAAAACCCTTGAGAGGTACCAACGTTGTTGCCTTAATCCTCAAGACAATTGTGGTGAAAGAGAAACACAG AGCTGGTACCAAGAGGTCTCTAAATTAAAGGCCAAGTTTGAAGCACTTCAACGAACTCAAAg GCACTTGCTTGGTGAAGATCTTGGAGCACTAAGTGTGAAGGAGTtgcaaaatcttgaaaaacaaCTTGAAGGTGCACTAGCACAAGCTAGACAAAGAAAG ACACAAATAATGATGGAACAGATGGAGGAGCTCCGTAGAAAG GAGCGTCATCTTGGTGATGTGAACAAGCAGTTGAAGATTAAGGTTTCTCTTGAACTATCATCG TTTGAGGGTGAAGGACAAGGTGTTCCTTTTCCATGGAGTAATTGTAATGCCTCATTAGATGAAGCAGGAAGCAGCACCTTTCATGTCCACCATTCTCAATCAAATCACATGGACTGTGATTTACCTGATCCAGTTCTTCAAATAGG GTATCATCAGTATATGGCTGCAGATGGAGCCTCAGGGTCAAGGAACATGGCTGTTGAGAGTAACATTATCCATGGTTGGGGTCTTTAA
- the LOC107027906 gene encoding MADS-box transcription factor 6 isoform X2 — MFDQNVMNMRRGFWFYQLDIDTFQWSIHKIKRSDITKTLERYQRCCLNPQDNCGERETQSWYQEVSKLKAKFEALQRTQRHLLGEDLGALSVKELQNLEKQLEGALAQARQRKTQIMMEQMEELRRKERHLGDVNKQLKIKVSLELSSFEGEGQGVPFPWSNCNASLDEAGSSTFHVHHSQSNHMDCDLPDPVLQIGYHQYMAADGASGSRNMAVESNIIHGWGL; from the exons atGTTTGATCAAAATGTGATGAATATGAGAAGGGGTTTTTGGTTTTATCAATTGGATATTGACACGTTTCAATGGTCAATCCACAAAATCAAAAGATCAGA TATCACTAAAACCCTTGAGAGGTACCAACGTTGTTGCCTTAATCCTCAAGACAATTGTGGTGAAAGAGAAACACAG AGCTGGTACCAAGAGGTCTCTAAATTAAAGGCCAAGTTTGAAGCACTTCAACGAACTCAAAg GCACTTGCTTGGTGAAGATCTTGGAGCACTAAGTGTGAAGGAGTtgcaaaatcttgaaaaacaaCTTGAAGGTGCACTAGCACAAGCTAGACAAAGAAAG ACACAAATAATGATGGAACAGATGGAGGAGCTCCGTAGAAAG GAGCGTCATCTTGGTGATGTGAACAAGCAGTTGAAGATTAAGGTTTCTCTTGAACTATCATCG TTTGAGGGTGAAGGACAAGGTGTTCCTTTTCCATGGAGTAATTGTAATGCCTCATTAGATGAAGCAGGAAGCAGCACCTTTCATGTCCACCATTCTCAATCAAATCACATGGACTGTGATTTACCTGATCCAGTTCTTCAAATAGG GTATCATCAGTATATGGCTGCAGATGGAGCCTCAGGGTCAAGGAACATGGCTGTTGAGAGTAACATTATCCATGGTTGGGGTCTTTAA
- the LOC107007965 gene encoding polygalacturonate 4-alpha-galacturonosyltransferase, which yields MALKRGSSGLGTQRNRSAGSSFPIVILIFCSFLAPLIFFVGRGLYTSTSVDHNDFSTTSSKQDIDWRERLALQQIKPLLTKEVIDIIKASTDDLGPLSLDSLRKNNLSASWKFVGQEIVAKKSAADAQVNKPSQVAAADSKPEITRGKRDGPVDGDRSLFVDSTAKFARRQLRERRREKRAADLVKRDDDVTVKLENAAIERSKSVDSSVLGKYSVWRKEADNDNTDSTVRLMRDQMIMARVYISIATMKKKLDLAHDLQARLKESQHALGDAGSDADLTRSAHEKMKAMGQVLSKAREQLYDCKLVTTKLRAMLQSADEQVRGLKRQSTFLSQLAAKTIPNGIHCLSMRLTIDYYLLPPEKRKFPRSENLENPDLFHYALFSDNVLAASVVVNSTIVNAKEPEKHVFHLVSDKLNFGAMNMWFLLNPPGKATIHVENVDEFKWLNSSYCPVLRQLESAAMKEYYFKAAHPNTLSAGSSNLKYRNPKYLSMLNHLRFYLPQVYPKLNKILFLDDDIVVQKDLTGLWSVDLHGKVNGAVETCGQSFHRFDKYLNFSNPHIARNFDPNACGWAYGMNMFDLKEWKKKDITGIYHKWQNMNEDRVLWKLGTLPPGLITFYGLTHPLDKSWHVLGLGYNPSIDRSDIENAAVVHYNGNMKPWLELAMTKYRPYWTKYIKFDHPYMRSCKLSE from the exons ATGGCATTGAAGAGGGGTTCATCAGGTTTAGGCACCCAAAGGAACAGAAGTGCTGGATCTAGCTTCCCAATTGTGATTCTTATCTTCTGTTCATTCCTTGCTcctttgattttctttgttGGACGTGGCCTCTACACCTCTACTTCAGTTG ATCATAATGATTTTTCAACTACTTCAAGTAAACAG GATATTGATTGGAGAGAGCGGCTTGCTCTTCAACAAATCAAACCTTTGTTGACAAAAGAG GTGATTGACATCATCAAAGCCAGTACTGATGATTTAGGACCTCTCAGTCTTGATTCTCTTAGAAAGAACAATTTGTCTGCCTCATGGAAATTTGTTGGGCAAGAAATTGTAGCCAAGAAAAGTGCAGCTGATGCACAG GTAAATAAGCCGAgtcaggtagctgctgcagatTCCAAACCAGAAATCACCAGAGGCAAACGTGATGGTCCTGTTGATG GGGATCGTTCCCTGTTTGTGGATTCAACTGCTAAGTTTGCCAGAAGG CAATTGCGAGAGAGAAGACGTGAAAAGCGTGCTGCTGATTTAGTGAAACGGGATGATGATGTGACTGTGAAGCTTGAAAATGCTGCCATCGAACGGTCCAAGTCAGTTGACTCTTCTGTGCTGGGAAAGTACAGTGTATGGAGGAAAGAAGCTGATAATGATAACACTGATTCAACAGTGCGCTTGATGCGAGATCAAATGATTATGGCAAGGGTGTACATAAGCATTgcaacaatgaaaaaaaaactggATTTGGCCCATGACTTACAGGCTCGGCTTAAAGAAAGTCAGCATGCATTAGGTGATGCAGGCTCGGATGCTGATCTAACACGCAG TGCACATGAGAAAATGAAAGCTATGGGCCAAGTGCTATCTAAAGCTAGAGAGCAGCTCTATGATTGCAAGCTCGTGACAACGAAACTGAGAGCAATGCTGCAATCTGCAGATGAGCAAGTCAGAGGGTTGAAGAGGCAGAGCACTTTTTTGAGCCAATTAGCTGCAAAGACTATACCGAATGGGATTCACTGCTTGTCCATGCGTTTGACTATTGATTATTATCTCCTTCCTCCTGAAAAAAGAAAGTTCCCAAGAAGCGAGAATCTGGAAAATCCTGATCTCTTCCATTATGCCCTATTTTCTGATAATGTTTTGGCTGCTTCAGTCGTTGTCAACTCAACTATCGTGAATGCTAAG GAACCAGAGAAACATGTCTTTCATCTAGTCAGTGATAAATTGAACTTTGGAGCTATGAACATGTGGTTTTTGTTGAACCCTCCTGGAAAAGCTACAATCCATGTTGAGAATGTAGATGAATTCAAGTGGCTTAATTCTTCATATTGTCCTGTCCTGCGGCAGCTAGAATCTGCTGCTATGAAAGAATACTATTTCAAGGCTGCTCATCCCAACACCCTATCTGCTGGTTCTTCTAACTTGAAGTACCGGAACCCCAAATATCTTTCAATGCTCAATCACCTAAGGTTTTATCTCCCTCAGGTTTATccaaaattgaataaaatcctTTTTCTTGATGATGACATTGTTGTTCAGAAAGACTTAACAGGATTGTGGTCAGTTGACCTTCATGGGAAAGTGAATGGTGCAGTTGAAACCTGTGGTCAGAGTTTTCATCGTTTCGACAAGTACCTAAACTTCTCAAATCCTCATATTGCTAGAAACTTTGATCCAAATGCCTGTGGGTGGGCATATGGCATGAACATGTTTGATCTCAAGGAGTGGAAGAAGAAAGATATAACGGGCATTTATCACAAGTGGCAAAACATG AATGAAGACAGGGTCCTCTGGAAACTGGGCACTCTACCTCCAGGGCTGATCACATTTTACGGGCTCACACATCCACTAGACAAGTCGTGGCATGTGCTTGGTTTGGGATACAATCCAAGCATTGATCGATCAGATATTGAGAATGCAGCTGTGGTCCATTACAACGGTAACATGAAACCGTGGTTGGAGTTGGCAATGACAAAGTACAGGCCATACTGgaccaaatatataaaatttgaccATCCTTACATGCGCAGCTGTAAACTAAGTGAATGA